From the Cucurbita pepo subsp. pepo cultivar mu-cu-16 chromosome LG05, ASM280686v2, whole genome shotgun sequence genome, one window contains:
- the LOC111795325 gene encoding kinesin-like protein KIN-7D, mitochondrial isoform X2 — translation MASSSRARSSSPFSYRKSSSPYSSTSSSSSFTNGKLIPRSCSNSASSYFNSGGGLGSRSMTPNRGRSDSMYNSPHGSSTCTPVGFASEELISEPVDASRCGESISVTIRFRPLSEREFQRGDEIAWYADGDKLVRNEYNPATAYAFDRVFGSQTSTPEVYEVAAQPVIKAAMEGVNGTVFAYGVTSSGKTHTMHGDQSSPGIIPLAIRDVFSIIQDTPGREFLLRVSYIEIYNEVINDLLDPTGQNLRVREDAQGTYVEGIKEEVVLSPGHALSFIAAGEEHRHVGSNNFNLFSSRSHTIFTLMIESSAHGDEYDGVIFSQLNLIDLAGSESSKTETTGLRRKEGSYINKSLLTLGTVIGKLSEGKASHVPYRDSKLTRLLQSSLSGRGHVSLICTVTPASSNMEETHNTLKFANRAKRVEIYASRNKIIDEKSLIKKYQREISNLKQELDLLKKGMLVGVNHEEIMNLRQQLEAGQVKMQSRLEEEEEAKVALTSRIQRLTKLILVSSKNSIPGSLSDIPSQQRNLSFGDDDNFDVLRGVSLPTESENLKGSPSSISEVQSNPSYDFKQQSSSSKWNEELSSASSTITESNQIQSLEHEIQEKRKQMRVLEQRITESREASVSNASLAEMQQTVTRLMAQCNEKGFELEIKSADNRILQEQLLNKNAENKELQDKVRLLEQQLASFTSDRSSSIFQQHVPGESVDELKKKIQSQEIENEKLRLEHIQLSEENSGLRVRNQKLDEEASYAKELASAAAVELKNLASEVTKLSLQNAKLEKDLSSAREMVHSRSMQNANGVNRKYNDNLRPGRKGKLSGGRLNERAGTIHNEFDSWSLDSDDLRFELQARKQREAALEAALAEKEFIEEQYRKKIEEGKKKEEALENDLANMWVLVAKLKKEGGTMPDLPNDTRHNGEVECFADGQKFSTITDSSITDRGMLDISKPAAGEVPKEEPLVLRLKAKMQEMKEKELKNMTNGDVNSSNTCKVCFESPTAAILLPCRHFCLCKSCSLACSECPICRTNIADRLFAFTS, via the exons ATGGCCTCGTCGTCCCGAGCACGGAGTAGCTCGCCGTTTTCGTACCGGAAGTCTTCCAGTCCGTATTCTTCAACTTCTTCGTCCTCTTCGTTTACCAATGGTAAGCTGATTCCTCGTTCTTGTTCGAATTCGGCGTCGTCCTACTTCAATTCCGGCGGAGGACTTGGTTCTCGATCCATGACTCCCAATCGAGGCCGTTCTGATTCAATGTACAATAGTCCGCATGGTTCAAGTACTTGTACGCCTGTCGGTTTCGCGTCTGAGGAGCTGATTAGCGAGCCGGTGGATGCATCGCGGTGTGGAGAGAGCATTTCGGTGACCATTCGGTTTCGGCCGTTGAG CGAGAGGGAGTTTCAGAGAGGGGACGAGATTGCTTGGTACGCGGATGGGGATAAATTGGTGCGGAATGAGTATAATCCAGCAACTGCATATGCGTTTG ACAGGGTTTTTGGATCCCAGACTTCTACTCCAGAGGTGTATGAAGTAGCGGCTCAGCCTGTCATCAAAGCTGCGATGGAAGGTGTCAATG GAACTGTATTTGCTTACGGTGTCACAAGCAGTGGGAAGACACACACTATGCAT GGAGATCAAAGTTCTCCAGGTATTATACCATTGGCTATAAGGGACGTGTTCAGCATTATCCAAGAT ACTCCAGGGCGGGAGTTCTTGCTTCGTGTGTCATATATTGAAATCTACAATGAG GTCATAAATGACTTGTTAGATCCAACAGGTCAAAATTTGCGAGTTAGAGAAGATGCACAG GGCACTTATGTTGAGGGCATAAAggaagaagttgttttgtcTCCAGGGCATGCACTTTCATTCATTGCTGCCGGAGAAG AACATCGTCATGTTGgatcaaataatttcaatcTGTTCAGTAGTCGAAGTCACACCATATTTACACTG ATGATCGAAAGTAGTGCTCATGGTGATGAGTATGATGGAGTGATCTTTTCTCAGCTT AATTTGATCGATTTAGCTGGATCTGAAAGCTCAAAGACTGAAACAACTGGGTTACGGAGAAAGGAAGGGTCTTACATAAATAAAAGTCTCTTAACTCTTGGAACT GTTATTGGAAAACTGAGCGAGGGGAAAGCATCCCATGTTCCGTATCGAGATTCTAAGCTTACACGTCTTTTGCAATCATCACTAAGTGGGCGTGGGCATGTTTCT CTGATATGCACTGTTACCCCTGCATCCAGTAACATGGAAGAAACTCACAACACATTAAAGTTTGCAAACAGGGCAAAACGAGTAGAAATTTATGCCTCACGTAATAAG ATTATAGATGAAAAATCTTTGATTAAAAAGTATCAAAGAGAAATCTCTAACCTGAAACAAGAACTCGATTTGCTAAAGAAGGGCATGCTTGTTGGTGTCAATCATGAAGAGATTATGAACTTACGGCAACAG TTGGAGGCCGGACAAGTGAAAATGCAATCAAggttggaggaagaagaagaagcaaaggTTGCTCTTACGAGTAGGATTCAGAGGCTGACTAAACTCATACTTGTCTCTTCAAAGAATTCAATCCCTGGAAGTTTGAGTGACATTCCCAGTCAGCAAAGGAATCTTTCTTTTGGTGATGATGAT AACTTTGATGTCTTGAGAGGCGTGTCGTTGCCTACTGAGAGTGAAAACCTCAAGGGATCTCCATCTTCAATCTCAGAAGTTCAATCAAACCCTTCCTATGATTTCAAACAACAAAGCTCTTCAAGCAAATGGAATGAAGAGCTATCTTCTGCCAGTAGTACAATTACTGAATCAAATCAA ATTCAGAGCTTGGAGCATGAGATTcaagagaaaaggaaacaaatgaGGGTTTTAGAGCAACGAATAACTGAGAGTCGTGAGGCCTCAGTTTCCAATGCTTCACTGGCTGAAATGCAACAG ACGGTTACCAGATTGATGGCCCAGTGCAACGAAAAGGGGTTCGAACTGGAG ATCAAATCAGCTGACAACCGAATCCTCCAGGAACAGTTGCTGAACAAG AATGCAGAGAACAAGGAATTACAGGATAAAGTACGTCTCTTGGAGCAGCAATTGGCATCATTTACTAGTGATCGATCATCATCGATATTTCAACAGCATGTACCTGGAGAAAGTGTTGATgagctgaaaaagaaaattcagtCACAG GAGAtcgaaaatgagaaattaaggCTGGAACACATTCAACTTTCTGAGGAAAACAGTGGATTGCGTGTTCGGAATCAGAAATTGGATGAAGAAGCTTCTTATGCAAAAGAACTGGcatctgctgctgctgttgagTTGAAAAATTTAGCAAGTGAAGTGACTAAGCTCTCACTACAGAATGCCAAATTAGAAAAGGACTTGTCATCTGCTCGAGAAATGGTCCACTCTAGAAGCATGCAAAATGCAAATGGTGTTAATCGCAAGTATAATGACAACTTAAGACCTGGGAGAAAAGGGAAGTTGTCTGGGGGGCGTCTTAACGAAAGGGCCGGGACAATCCACAACGAATTTGATTCTTGGAGTCTTGATTCTGATGATTTAAGATTCGAACTTCAGGCAAGGAAACAACGTGAAGCAGCTCTGGAAGCTGCATTAGCCGAAAAGGAATTCATAGAAGAACAATACAGGAAAAAGattgaagagggaaagaagaaagaggaggcTCTGGAAAATGATTTGGCGAACATGTGGGTGCTTGTTGCTAAGTTGAAGAAAGAGGGTGGAACTATGCCAGATTTACCCAATGACACAAGGCACAATGGTGAAGTGGAGTGTTTTGCTGATGGACAAAAATTCAGCACCATAACTGATTCTAGCATTACGGATAGAGGAATGCTGGATATCTCAAAACCAGCAGCAGGGGAAGTTCCAAAGGAAGAACCACTGGTTCTCCGCCTTAAG GCAAAGATGCAGGagatgaaagaaaaggagctAAAAAACATGACAAACGGCGATGTGAATTCCTCCAATACTTGTAAAGTATGTTTTGAATCGCCAACTGCGGCAATTCTTCTTCCATGTCGGCACTTCTGCT TGTGTAAATCTTGTTCTCTCGCTTGTTCTGAGTGTCCAATCTGCCGTACAAACATAGCGGATCGGCTTTTTGCATTTACCTCTTGA
- the LOC111795325 gene encoding kinesin-like protein KIN-7D, mitochondrial isoform X1, protein MASSSRARSSSPFSYRKSSSPYSSTSSSSSFTNGKLIPRSCSNSASSYFNSGGGLGSRSMTPNRGRSDSMYNSPHGSSTCTPVGFASEELISEPVDASRCGESISVTIRFRPLSEREFQRGDEIAWYADGDKLVRNEYNPATAYAFDRVFGSQTSTPEVYEVAAQPVIKAAMEGVNGTVFAYGVTSSGKTHTMHGDQSSPGIIPLAIRDVFSIIQDTPGREFLLRVSYIEIYNEVINDLLDPTGQNLRVREDAQGTYVEGIKEEVVLSPGHALSFIAAGEEHRHVGSNNFNLFSSRSHTIFTLMIESSAHGDEYDGVIFSQLNLIDLAGSESSKTETTGLRRKEGSYINKSLLTLGTVIGKLSEGKASHVPYRDSKLTRLLQSSLSGRGHVSLICTVTPASSNMEETHNTLKFANRAKRVEIYASRNKIIDEKSLIKKYQREISNLKQELDLLKKGMLVGVNHEEIMNLRQQLEAGQVKMQSRLEEEEEAKVALTSRIQRLTKLILVSSKNSIPGSLSDIPSQQRNLSFGDDDNFDVLRGVSLPTESENLKGSPSSISEVQSNPSYDFKQQSSSSKWNEELSSASSTITESNQGGMTVSDQMDLLVEQVKMLSGEIAFSTSTLKRLVEQSVTDPESCKTQIQSLEHEIQEKRKQMRVLEQRITESREASVSNASLAEMQQTVTRLMAQCNEKGFELEIKSADNRILQEQLLNKNAENKELQDKVRLLEQQLASFTSDRSSSIFQQHVPGESVDELKKKIQSQEIENEKLRLEHIQLSEENSGLRVRNQKLDEEASYAKELASAAAVELKNLASEVTKLSLQNAKLEKDLSSAREMVHSRSMQNANGVNRKYNDNLRPGRKGKLSGGRLNERAGTIHNEFDSWSLDSDDLRFELQARKQREAALEAALAEKEFIEEQYRKKIEEGKKKEEALENDLANMWVLVAKLKKEGGTMPDLPNDTRHNGEVECFADGQKFSTITDSSITDRGMLDISKPAAGEVPKEEPLVLRLKAKMQEMKEKELKNMTNGDVNSSNTCKVCFESPTAAILLPCRHFCLCKSCSLACSECPICRTNIADRLFAFTS, encoded by the exons ATGGCCTCGTCGTCCCGAGCACGGAGTAGCTCGCCGTTTTCGTACCGGAAGTCTTCCAGTCCGTATTCTTCAACTTCTTCGTCCTCTTCGTTTACCAATGGTAAGCTGATTCCTCGTTCTTGTTCGAATTCGGCGTCGTCCTACTTCAATTCCGGCGGAGGACTTGGTTCTCGATCCATGACTCCCAATCGAGGCCGTTCTGATTCAATGTACAATAGTCCGCATGGTTCAAGTACTTGTACGCCTGTCGGTTTCGCGTCTGAGGAGCTGATTAGCGAGCCGGTGGATGCATCGCGGTGTGGAGAGAGCATTTCGGTGACCATTCGGTTTCGGCCGTTGAG CGAGAGGGAGTTTCAGAGAGGGGACGAGATTGCTTGGTACGCGGATGGGGATAAATTGGTGCGGAATGAGTATAATCCAGCAACTGCATATGCGTTTG ACAGGGTTTTTGGATCCCAGACTTCTACTCCAGAGGTGTATGAAGTAGCGGCTCAGCCTGTCATCAAAGCTGCGATGGAAGGTGTCAATG GAACTGTATTTGCTTACGGTGTCACAAGCAGTGGGAAGACACACACTATGCAT GGAGATCAAAGTTCTCCAGGTATTATACCATTGGCTATAAGGGACGTGTTCAGCATTATCCAAGAT ACTCCAGGGCGGGAGTTCTTGCTTCGTGTGTCATATATTGAAATCTACAATGAG GTCATAAATGACTTGTTAGATCCAACAGGTCAAAATTTGCGAGTTAGAGAAGATGCACAG GGCACTTATGTTGAGGGCATAAAggaagaagttgttttgtcTCCAGGGCATGCACTTTCATTCATTGCTGCCGGAGAAG AACATCGTCATGTTGgatcaaataatttcaatcTGTTCAGTAGTCGAAGTCACACCATATTTACACTG ATGATCGAAAGTAGTGCTCATGGTGATGAGTATGATGGAGTGATCTTTTCTCAGCTT AATTTGATCGATTTAGCTGGATCTGAAAGCTCAAAGACTGAAACAACTGGGTTACGGAGAAAGGAAGGGTCTTACATAAATAAAAGTCTCTTAACTCTTGGAACT GTTATTGGAAAACTGAGCGAGGGGAAAGCATCCCATGTTCCGTATCGAGATTCTAAGCTTACACGTCTTTTGCAATCATCACTAAGTGGGCGTGGGCATGTTTCT CTGATATGCACTGTTACCCCTGCATCCAGTAACATGGAAGAAACTCACAACACATTAAAGTTTGCAAACAGGGCAAAACGAGTAGAAATTTATGCCTCACGTAATAAG ATTATAGATGAAAAATCTTTGATTAAAAAGTATCAAAGAGAAATCTCTAACCTGAAACAAGAACTCGATTTGCTAAAGAAGGGCATGCTTGTTGGTGTCAATCATGAAGAGATTATGAACTTACGGCAACAG TTGGAGGCCGGACAAGTGAAAATGCAATCAAggttggaggaagaagaagaagcaaaggTTGCTCTTACGAGTAGGATTCAGAGGCTGACTAAACTCATACTTGTCTCTTCAAAGAATTCAATCCCTGGAAGTTTGAGTGACATTCCCAGTCAGCAAAGGAATCTTTCTTTTGGTGATGATGAT AACTTTGATGTCTTGAGAGGCGTGTCGTTGCCTACTGAGAGTGAAAACCTCAAGGGATCTCCATCTTCAATCTCAGAAGTTCAATCAAACCCTTCCTATGATTTCAAACAACAAAGCTCTTCAAGCAAATGGAATGAAGAGCTATCTTCTGCCAGTAGTACAATTACTGAATCAAATCAA GGTGGGATGACAGTGTCAGATCAGATGGACCTTCTAGTTGAGCAAGTTAAAATGCTTTCAGGAGAGATTGCATTTAGTACTAGCACCCTTAAGCGCTTGGTGGAGCAGTCGGTGACTGACCCAGAGAGCTGTAAAACTCAA ATTCAGAGCTTGGAGCATGAGATTcaagagaaaaggaaacaaatgaGGGTTTTAGAGCAACGAATAACTGAGAGTCGTGAGGCCTCAGTTTCCAATGCTTCACTGGCTGAAATGCAACAG ACGGTTACCAGATTGATGGCCCAGTGCAACGAAAAGGGGTTCGAACTGGAG ATCAAATCAGCTGACAACCGAATCCTCCAGGAACAGTTGCTGAACAAG AATGCAGAGAACAAGGAATTACAGGATAAAGTACGTCTCTTGGAGCAGCAATTGGCATCATTTACTAGTGATCGATCATCATCGATATTTCAACAGCATGTACCTGGAGAAAGTGTTGATgagctgaaaaagaaaattcagtCACAG GAGAtcgaaaatgagaaattaaggCTGGAACACATTCAACTTTCTGAGGAAAACAGTGGATTGCGTGTTCGGAATCAGAAATTGGATGAAGAAGCTTCTTATGCAAAAGAACTGGcatctgctgctgctgttgagTTGAAAAATTTAGCAAGTGAAGTGACTAAGCTCTCACTACAGAATGCCAAATTAGAAAAGGACTTGTCATCTGCTCGAGAAATGGTCCACTCTAGAAGCATGCAAAATGCAAATGGTGTTAATCGCAAGTATAATGACAACTTAAGACCTGGGAGAAAAGGGAAGTTGTCTGGGGGGCGTCTTAACGAAAGGGCCGGGACAATCCACAACGAATTTGATTCTTGGAGTCTTGATTCTGATGATTTAAGATTCGAACTTCAGGCAAGGAAACAACGTGAAGCAGCTCTGGAAGCTGCATTAGCCGAAAAGGAATTCATAGAAGAACAATACAGGAAAAAGattgaagagggaaagaagaaagaggaggcTCTGGAAAATGATTTGGCGAACATGTGGGTGCTTGTTGCTAAGTTGAAGAAAGAGGGTGGAACTATGCCAGATTTACCCAATGACACAAGGCACAATGGTGAAGTGGAGTGTTTTGCTGATGGACAAAAATTCAGCACCATAACTGATTCTAGCATTACGGATAGAGGAATGCTGGATATCTCAAAACCAGCAGCAGGGGAAGTTCCAAAGGAAGAACCACTGGTTCTCCGCCTTAAG GCAAAGATGCAGGagatgaaagaaaaggagctAAAAAACATGACAAACGGCGATGTGAATTCCTCCAATACTTGTAAAGTATGTTTTGAATCGCCAACTGCGGCAATTCTTCTTCCATGTCGGCACTTCTGCT TGTGTAAATCTTGTTCTCTCGCTTGTTCTGAGTGTCCAATCTGCCGTACAAACATAGCGGATCGGCTTTTTGCATTTACCTCTTGA